The Xylanibacillus composti genome has a segment encoding these proteins:
- a CDS encoding glutathionylspermidine synthase family protein yields MIEIVGEPRPNRRERVEKLAAMGFTWADLGNEAYWVDQLAVMPASLYEELRNAAGALWTIFDKAARFVVGRRDLYELLAVPEVLWDALDVLEPGPEGLISRYARFDFAISPAGDIRLLELNADTPTGYVEASVVTPWMCRQYGVMSANDGMKARIAEAWQAERPEVAACMAYGEHAEDTGTIEMLVRHSGLPVRCLDCLELWVDEGQLKDAAGMPIHSLFALYPKEWMAVDDGGEALAFALESGKLQLFNPVHAILLQSKGLQALIWGLHELMSGLFTREEHAIINRYMLPTYDQPVLEHSYVSKSMFGREGGSVKLYDEKGQLETEDRDGYDTSVWFPPIYQQRAELHPVKLYNGDYHLLAGMFMLNGQPSGLLGRAGGLITGNASHFIAIGVKEK; encoded by the coding sequence ATGATCGAGATTGTGGGCGAGCCGCGGCCGAATCGCCGGGAGCGTGTGGAGAAGCTGGCTGCGATGGGCTTTACTTGGGCAGATCTGGGTAACGAAGCGTACTGGGTGGACCAGCTTGCTGTCATGCCCGCGTCCTTATATGAAGAGTTGCGGAATGCGGCTGGTGCACTGTGGACGATTTTTGACAAGGCGGCAAGATTCGTTGTCGGGCGCAGGGACTTGTATGAGCTGCTGGCCGTACCTGAAGTGTTGTGGGATGCACTGGACGTCCTTGAGCCGGGACCGGAGGGGTTGATCAGCCGTTACGCGCGTTTTGATTTCGCCATATCGCCGGCAGGAGACATTCGCTTGCTGGAGCTGAACGCAGATACGCCGACAGGGTATGTGGAAGCCAGCGTGGTGACTCCTTGGATGTGCAGGCAGTATGGGGTCATGAGTGCTAATGATGGCATGAAGGCACGAATTGCGGAAGCGTGGCAGGCGGAGAGACCTGAGGTTGCGGCATGCATGGCATATGGGGAACACGCTGAGGACACAGGGACGATTGAAATGCTGGTGCGGCACAGCGGATTGCCTGTCCGCTGCCTGGACTGTCTGGAACTGTGGGTGGATGAAGGTCAACTGAAGGATGCGGCAGGCATGCCGATTCACAGCTTGTTCGCCTTGTATCCTAAAGAATGGATGGCGGTAGATGACGGCGGCGAGGCGCTTGCTTTCGCACTGGAAAGCGGGAAACTGCAGCTGTTCAACCCGGTTCATGCAATATTGCTGCAATCGAAGGGGCTTCAGGCGCTGATTTGGGGACTGCATGAACTCATGAGCGGACTGTTTACCCGGGAGGAGCATGCAATAATAAACCGCTATATGCTGCCGACGTACGATCAGCCTGTATTGGAGCATTCCTATGTCAGCAAATCCATGTTTGGCCGCGAAGGCGGGTCCGTCAAGCTCTATGATGAGAAAGGGCAGCTGGAAACCGAGGATCGGGATGGATACGACACAAGTGTCTGGTTTCCGCCGATATACCAGCAGCGCGCCGAGCTGCACCCGGTCAAATTATACAACGGCGATTATCATCTGCTGGCAGGCATGTTCATGCTTAACGGACAGCCATCGGGACTGTTGGGAAGAGCGGGTGGACTGATTACGGGCAACGCGAGCCATTTTATAGCAATAGGGGTGAAGGAGAAATGA
- a CDS encoding DUF350 domain-containing protein translates to MIVVNLFISVLAIVILQLTGMFLFSIMTPFNDLEELRKGNTAVGVALGGKFLATAIILGVAAYTNASILHMGMWFFVGYVCLIATYWVFDWATPGIKLSENLQKGNTAVAALLAFVYVGIAFAVSSLIV, encoded by the coding sequence ATGATTGTTGTCAATTTGTTCATCAGTGTGCTGGCGATTGTGATTTTGCAGCTGACCGGCATGTTCTTGTTCTCGATAATGACGCCTTTCAATGATTTGGAGGAATTGCGCAAGGGCAATACGGCTGTTGGCGTTGCCCTCGGCGGCAAATTTTTGGCGACGGCTATTATACTTGGAGTAGCCGCTTACACGAACGCCTCCATTCTTCATATGGGCATGTGGTTTTTTGTCGGATACGTGTGCTTGATCGCTACGTATTGGGTATTTGATTGGGCAACGCCAGGCATCAAGCTCTCGGAAAATTTGCAGAAGGGCAACACCGCAGTAGCCGCGCTGCTGGCGTTTGTGTATGTTGGCATCGCCTTCGCTGTGTCCAGCTTAATTGTCTAG
- a CDS encoding DUF4178 domain-containing protein, whose amino-acid sequence MSIWNRLKGMMRRPEPPRREKTVMDCMPGDALEVSLAMYEVIGKMSGSGRREAMITLKDGAAIKYLYVEQREAPDCILYEEIDGRLDQYSEVPSTIELDDVSYYLEEEYTVWQTVTGRTPFTAAGEMHVWRFQSDDRQLLRIEWMQGRFMLYQGERILPSDVHLFGGS is encoded by the coding sequence ATGAGTATCTGGAATCGACTGAAAGGCATGATGCGCCGTCCGGAACCGCCGAGAAGAGAAAAAACGGTGATGGATTGCATGCCGGGCGATGCGCTTGAGGTATCGCTCGCCATGTACGAAGTGATCGGCAAAATGTCGGGATCTGGCCGAAGAGAAGCGATGATCACATTAAAGGACGGCGCAGCCATCAAGTATCTGTATGTCGAGCAGAGAGAAGCGCCCGACTGCATCCTGTATGAGGAGATTGACGGGAGGCTGGATCAGTACAGTGAAGTACCGTCAACGATTGAACTCGATGATGTGAGCTATTACTTGGAGGAAGAATATACCGTTTGGCAAACCGTAACCGGACGAACCCCTTTTACGGCAGCAGGGGAAATGCACGTATGGCGGTTTCAGTCCGATGATCGGCAGCTGCTGCGGATTGAATGGATGCAAGGCCGGTTCATGCTGTATCAAGGGGAGCGCATCCTGCCCAGCGATGTTCATTTATTTGGCGGCAGCTAA
- a CDS encoding aldo/keto reductase, translating to MKYHSFGNIRYKVSSLGFGAMNLPGVPFEQAKEALNYALDHGINYIDTAAGYRNSEEIIGNSISHRRDEFFLATKTNKRDYQSAKEEIERSLIRMKTDYIDLLQIHYVNYPHEIKQVMDEGGAYEAVMEMKREGKVRHVGITGHRPELLAKWISGGKFEQVLFHLNLAQPFALDELIPMADKLNMGRTAMKPLSGGFIQPIDKAIRYPYSQNIHTLISGMTSVDEVKENIAAMERDVDADEKAELEQLAREMGAHNCRRCNYCSCPLEIKIPDVMISSEATRALGLLPKGQSFFENHLEKMQACADYEPCKEKPLCEEKCPYHLPMQSVIQRSAMEYAQS from the coding sequence ATGAAATACCATTCGTTTGGAAATATTCGCTACAAGGTGTCCTCGCTTGGATTTGGTGCGATGAATTTGCCTGGCGTCCCGTTTGAGCAGGCGAAGGAGGCATTGAATTATGCGCTGGATCATGGCATCAACTACATTGACACAGCTGCAGGCTATCGCAACAGCGAAGAGATCATCGGCAACAGCATCTCGCATCGCCGCGATGAGTTTTTTCTTGCGACTAAGACGAATAAAAGAGATTACCAGTCGGCGAAAGAAGAGATCGAACGCAGTTTGATTCGAATGAAGACCGATTATATTGATCTGCTGCAAATCCATTATGTGAATTATCCGCATGAGATCAAGCAGGTGATGGATGAGGGCGGCGCATATGAAGCGGTCATGGAGATGAAGCGGGAAGGCAAAGTGCGGCATGTCGGCATTACCGGCCATCGCCCTGAGCTGCTGGCCAAGTGGATTTCCGGCGGCAAATTCGAACAAGTGCTCTTCCATCTGAACTTGGCCCAGCCGTTTGCGCTGGATGAGCTCATTCCGATGGCAGACAAGCTGAATATGGGTCGTACTGCGATGAAGCCGCTGTCCGGCGGATTTATTCAGCCGATTGATAAGGCGATCCGGTATCCGTACAGCCAGAACATCCATACATTGATTTCCGGGATGACGAGTGTGGACGAAGTGAAGGAAAATATCGCGGCCATGGAGCGGGATGTGGATGCGGATGAAAAGGCCGAGCTCGAGCAGCTTGCGCGGGAGATGGGCGCACACAATTGCCGCCGCTGCAACTACTGCTCCTGTCCGCTGGAAATCAAGATTCCGGACGTGATGATTTCCAGCGAAGCAACACGCGCTCTCGGATTGCTGCCGAAAGGCCAATCCTTCTTTGAGAACCATCTGGAGAAGATGCAGGCATGCGCGGACTATGAGCCATGCAAGGAAAAGCCGCTGTGCGAGGAGAAATGCCCCTATCATCTCCCGATGCAGTCTGTCATACAGCGCTCCGCGATGGAGTATGCCCAATCTTGA
- a CDS encoding copper amine oxidase N-terminal domain-containing protein: MKKLAFMFVACLMLSSVFFQAQSQAASQIKILINGVELATDQSPVLIQNRAMVPLRAIFEALNAQVNWNQQEQRVTARKGNTTVSLTIHSTTATINNETVYLDVPARTVNDRTVVPVRFVSEALGEEVTWNAAAQTVTITTKPVVAVSGLQVKANAQYGDGRDLEVRFNRAADESVIDHYRILVVKSSAARQFTSAKAENVLSRNFTAVRPNGRNQTVTLTENTRDVDGEVIKSGQSYTVFVLTVGNNNGLYRMELSPSSSAVTINLPAVKAPTNVTVKDVSDYGDARDLLIGFNKSADESKVEEYRVFVVKSQHARNFNLSEANKVGSARYHRIAKTGGNISQTLPSTMRDVQGDAIVNGQAYRLFVMAVGNSRSSHANALSSASSEITLSNNVRVNAVSNLQVNDISDYGDGRDLLVSFNKIPDESQLSHYRILVVKSANASRFNLAAANAVSPGNFTYVAKTGNHLSQALPPDARDVDGAAIRSGVSYQVFVLSVNTGNNAGGNALSHASASITLSDNALGAPSHVAGHIVNHFGDGRDLEVSFTRSPNEAAVSEYRIMLVPASQSHAFNLASANQVTSANYTSVAKQRGDIRRALPQSVRDVQGNPLVRGIPYKVFVLAVAESRTNMSNALSAPSADVVLTEAGVQAATITNVQDTSAPGGQLGLTVNFTKAGNEQQIAYYAVMVVPAANASNFNLAAANAVPASRYTTVSKTGGNLAVTLPASATDVDGNALRGGIPYRVFILSIADGRTATVNSLSLPSNEITLISN, encoded by the coding sequence GTGAAAAAGCTGGCGTTTATGTTCGTAGCATGCCTAATGTTGTCATCGGTTTTCTTTCAGGCACAGAGTCAAGCGGCTTCGCAAATTAAAATTCTCATCAACGGCGTGGAATTGGCAACCGATCAAAGCCCGGTGTTGATTCAGAACCGCGCAATGGTGCCTTTGCGCGCCATATTCGAAGCGTTGAACGCTCAAGTAAATTGGAACCAGCAGGAACAGCGCGTCACTGCGCGGAAAGGAAACACGACGGTATCGCTCACGATTCATTCCACGACGGCGACGATCAACAACGAAACCGTGTATTTGGATGTGCCGGCAAGGACCGTCAACGACCGCACAGTCGTGCCCGTGCGGTTTGTTAGCGAAGCATTGGGAGAAGAAGTAACGTGGAACGCTGCTGCCCAAACGGTAACCATTACAACGAAGCCGGTTGTCGCAGTATCCGGCCTTCAGGTGAAAGCCAATGCGCAGTATGGCGACGGCCGCGATCTCGAAGTTCGCTTCAATCGTGCGGCAGACGAATCCGTCATTGACCACTATCGGATTCTGGTGGTCAAATCTTCTGCGGCGCGCCAATTTACCAGTGCCAAGGCGGAAAATGTGTTGTCCCGCAACTTCACGGCTGTCAGGCCGAACGGACGCAATCAAACGGTAACCTTAACGGAAAATACCCGCGACGTCGATGGGGAAGTGATCAAAAGCGGGCAATCCTATACCGTCTTCGTGCTTACCGTCGGCAACAACAACGGATTATACCGCATGGAGCTGTCTCCATCCAGTTCTGCGGTGACCATCAACCTTCCTGCTGTGAAGGCGCCGACCAACGTAACCGTCAAGGACGTCAGCGACTACGGCGATGCCCGCGATCTCTTGATCGGCTTCAACAAGTCGGCTGACGAGTCCAAAGTAGAGGAATACCGCGTCTTCGTTGTGAAATCGCAGCATGCCCGCAACTTCAATCTCAGCGAAGCGAATAAAGTCGGATCAGCCCGTTACCACCGCATCGCCAAGACCGGCGGCAATATCAGTCAGACGTTGCCTTCCACAATGCGGGACGTGCAGGGGGATGCCATTGTGAACGGCCAAGCGTATCGCCTGTTTGTTATGGCTGTCGGCAACAGCCGCAGCAGCCATGCGAACGCGCTGTCCTCCGCTTCGTCGGAAATCACCTTATCCAACAACGTCAGGGTTAATGCCGTTAGCAATTTGCAAGTGAACGATATTAGCGATTATGGCGACGGCCGCGATCTATTGGTTTCGTTCAACAAAATCCCGGATGAATCTCAACTCAGCCATTACCGCATTCTGGTGGTGAAATCGGCCAACGCTTCAAGATTTAATCTGGCAGCAGCCAATGCCGTGTCCCCAGGAAACTTTACCTATGTCGCTAAAACTGGCAATCATCTGAGCCAGGCTCTGCCGCCTGACGCCCGAGACGTAGACGGAGCGGCTATCCGCAGCGGCGTCAGTTACCAAGTGTTCGTTTTGTCTGTGAACACGGGCAACAATGCCGGAGGCAACGCCTTGTCCCATGCCTCCGCGTCTATCACCTTGTCAGACAATGCGCTGGGGGCTCCGAGCCATGTAGCGGGCCATATTGTCAATCATTTCGGAGACGGCCGCGATCTGGAAGTTTCGTTCACCCGTTCTCCGAATGAAGCAGCCGTTTCCGAATATCGGATCATGCTGGTGCCTGCCAGTCAGTCTCATGCTTTCAATCTGGCTTCGGCCAACCAAGTCACCTCCGCGAATTATACTTCGGTGGCGAAGCAGAGAGGCGATATTCGCAGAGCGCTGCCGCAGTCGGTTAGAGACGTGCAAGGCAATCCGTTAGTTCGGGGCATTCCGTATAAGGTATTCGTCCTTGCGGTGGCGGAAAGCCGTACCAACATGTCCAACGCGCTGTCCGCGCCATCGGCCGATGTCGTGCTTACCGAAGCGGGCGTTCAAGCAGCTACAATCACCAACGTGCAGGATACTAGCGCCCCAGGCGGTCAGCTGGGTCTGACGGTCAACTTCACCAAAGCCGGCAATGAACAGCAGATCGCTTATTATGCCGTCATGGTTGTTCCTGCTGCTAACGCGAGCAATTTTAATTTGGCAGCAGCTAATGCAGTACCGGCATCGCGCTATACTACAGTCAGCAAAACCGGCGGCAATCTCGCAGTGACGCTGCCAGCTTCCGCAACGGATGTGGATGGCAATGCGCTGCGCGGGGGAATTCCTTACCGCGTCTTCATTCTCTCCATAGCGGACGGAAGGACGGCAACAGTGAACAGTCTGTCCCTGCCATCGAATGAGATTACGCTGATTTCGAATTAA
- a CDS encoding ABC transporter ATP-binding protein, whose amino-acid sequence MSAPDITIEQMNLKYDSFPALQDINLKLEGNKIYALLGRNGSGKTSLLSVLSSFRPASSGSVKVGGEEVFDNEEATLQICFIRDEGNVYEEENAKKALAFASKFRPNWDAAYADQLMEKFKLPYNKKVSSFSRGMKSAMGAVIGLASRAPITIFDEAYLGMDAPSRYAFYEEILRDYMEHPRTIILSTHLIEEVESLFEEVVILDQGKILLHEKVDEFRDKGVAVTGSADRVDEISINMKVLSEKRLGPTKSVTLFGELDRETKQKISHYQLETGPVGLQDLFIHFTSKKEGDES is encoded by the coding sequence ATGAGTGCGCCAGATATAACGATTGAACAGATGAACCTGAAGTATGATTCCTTTCCTGCGCTTCAGGATATTAATTTGAAATTGGAAGGAAATAAAATTTATGCTCTTTTAGGGCGGAATGGATCGGGGAAAACGAGTCTGTTGTCTGTATTGTCTTCCTTTCGCCCGGCATCCAGCGGGAGTGTAAAGGTGGGCGGAGAAGAAGTGTTTGACAATGAGGAAGCTACTCTTCAGATTTGTTTTATTCGAGATGAAGGAAATGTGTATGAAGAGGAAAATGCAAAGAAAGCACTAGCATTCGCATCCAAGTTTCGTCCGAACTGGGATGCAGCTTATGCAGATCAGCTGATGGAGAAATTTAAGCTGCCTTACAACAAAAAGGTAAGCTCGTTTTCACGAGGGATGAAGTCGGCAATGGGCGCTGTGATTGGCTTGGCCAGCCGAGCTCCAATCACCATTTTCGATGAAGCGTATTTGGGCATGGATGCGCCCTCACGTTATGCGTTTTATGAGGAAATACTGCGGGATTATATGGAGCATCCCCGTACGATTATTTTGTCTACTCACTTGATTGAAGAAGTGGAGTCCTTGTTCGAGGAAGTGGTAATCCTGGATCAGGGAAAAATACTCCTTCATGAAAAAGTGGATGAGTTCCGTGATAAAGGTGTTGCCGTCACCGGATCAGCCGATCGTGTAGACGAGATTTCCATAAACATGAAGGTGCTGAGCGAAAAAAGATTGGGTCCAACGAAATCCGTTACACTTTTTGGTGAGCTTGACCGGGAAACAAAACAAAAAATCAGTCACTATCAACTGGAAACCGGTCCGGTTGGCTTGCAGGATTTATTTATCCATTTCACGAGCAAAAAGGAAGGCGATGAATCATGA
- a CDS encoding GntR family transcriptional regulator, protein MFDDKSPIYLQIAAQIKEQILHGELKEDEQVMSTNQYASFYRINPATAAKGFQQLTDDQILYKKRGIGMFVSPGARERIVSDRRERFFQEKVDAMLEEAAAIGIPWNELIDYMKKREGENSQ, encoded by the coding sequence ATGTTTGATGATAAAAGCCCGATTTACCTCCAAATCGCGGCGCAAATCAAAGAACAGATCCTTCACGGTGAGTTGAAGGAAGACGAACAAGTGATGTCGACCAATCAGTATGCGTCTTTTTATCGGATCAATCCAGCAACTGCAGCGAAAGGATTTCAGCAATTAACGGACGATCAAATTTTATACAAAAAGCGAGGGATCGGGATGTTTGTAAGTCCGGGAGCTAGAGAACGCATCGTATCGGACCGGCGGGAGCGTTTTTTTCAAGAGAAGGTCGACGCCATGCTGGAGGAAGCCGCTGCGATCGGTATACCGTGGAATGAATTGATTGACTATATGAAGAAACGGGAAGGAGAGAATTCACAATGA